The genomic segment ACCGACGCCAAGGTGCCGACCTGTCCCGACTGGCAGGTGCGGGATCTGTTGCGGCACGTCGGGATGGTGCACCGCTGGGCCGCCGCGTTCCTCGCCGAGGGGCGCACCTCGTACCGGCTCGGCGGCGAACTCCCCGACCTGGACGGCGACCCCCTCGTGGCGTGGTTCCGCGAGGGCCACGCCGCTCTTGTCGCGACGCTCGAATCGGCCCCGCCCGACGTCGAGTGCTGGACCTTCCTGCCCGCGCCCTCGCCGCTGGCCTTCTGGGCCCGGCGGCAGGCGAACGAGACGACCGTCCACCGGGTGGACGCCGAGTCCGCGCGCGGGGGCACGCCGTCGCCGCTGGACGTCGCCTTCGCCGTGGACGGCATCGAGGAGCTGCTGTTCGGGTTCCACGCCCGCGGGAAGAGCCGGGTGCGCACTGATGTCCCGCGGGTGCTGCGGGTGCGGGCGACGGACGGGCGGACCTGGACCGTACGTCTGTCCGACGGGCCTCCGGTCGCCGAACACGGTGCGACGGCACCCGCCGACTGCGAGGTCTCGGGACCGGCGACGCGGCTCTACCTGGCGCTCTGGAACCGGCTGCCGTTCCCTGAGGTGACGGGCGACACCGCACTGGCGGAGCTGTGGCGGGAGAAGTCCGCGATCGTCATGGGGTGACGCGAGCAGCGGGCGGGGGCCGTCGGCTCGGGGGTGTCAGCTCGTGGAGGTGTCGAGCATCCGCCCGAGGACGGCCCGCTGCAGCGGCCGCACCTCCCGGTGCAGTGCGCGCCCCTTGTCGGTGAGGGATACGCGTACGCCCCGACGGTCCTCGCTGCACATGCCGCGCTCCACGAGACCGTCCTTCTCGAGGCGTCCGATGAGACGGGAGAGCGCGCTCTGGCTCAGGTGGACCTGCGCGGAGATCTCCTGCACACGGAACGTGCACCCGCCGTCGTCCGACGATCCCTCGGCCAGCACGTCGAGGACCTCGAAGTCGCTGGCGCCCAGACCGTGCGGGTGCAGCTCCCGGTCGAGCTCGCAGAGGGTGCGCGCATGCACCGCGAGGATGCCGCGCCACTGATCCACGAGCCCCTGCTCGCGCGCCTCGAGCCCCTGCTCGGCCGTTTTCGCCGCCATGGAACCGCACGTTAGCAGAGTTCCGACCGTTCATTGCACCAGCATTAAATGCATACGCATCCAACGTGGTCAGGTGCGGTCCCGGCCGGCCGAGGCCCTGAGGGCGGCGATCGTGAGCGCCACGACCAGCAGCGAGGCGAGGGCCGCGATCGCCGCGGACAGGGTCGGCAGCGGCGCCGTCACCCGCTCCGGCCGCAGGACGAAGGCGAGCGTCCGCGAGTCGAACCGGTCGTCCACCAGATGGGCGACGGTCAGCGCTCCGGCCACCAAGGTGCCCGCCACGGCCACGAGCGGCGAGCCGCTCAGGCACAGCGCCAGGCCCGCCACGGCGCAGACGACGGAGACGCCCAGCGCCCCGGCGAGGCCGACGGCGGGCGCGCCCGACCAGGTCAGCGGGAAGTGGGCCGCCGCGCAGAGCAGGAGCAGTACGCCCGCCACGCGCCGCAGCCACACCAGCGAGGTCCGGGTGCGCACCTGCGCGGCCGGAGCTTCGGGAGCGGTCGGCGCGGAAGCGGTGCGGGCCGGGGCAGTGGTGGTGTTCCTGGCGTCGGAACCGGCACCGCCCTGAGCGGAGTTGCTGCCCGGAGCGGCGTCCGTGCCGGTGGCCGCGGCACTGTCGACGGACGGCACGCCCGGGGCGCCACCGCTCTGCTCCCGCAGGCTGCCGATCAGCTGCATCAGGTCCTCGACCGACCGGGACGTACCCGCGGCGTGCACCACCTCGGCGCCGCTGTGCGGGTCGTGCGGAGGACGGGACAGGAGGTGGACGAGCCGGCTCACCTCGGGGATGGGGCGTTCCTCGGCGGCGTGCCGGATGGCCTCGTCCATGTGGTCGGCGGGGTGCTCCGGCGGGCCGAGGAGCTCCACCAGCCGGGTGACGTCGTCGACGGAACGGGCCACGGCCGCCAGACGGAGGACGGAGGCGGCGGTCGGCATGCCGTCGGGTGACTGCTCCAGGAGGGTGACCAGGTCGACCACGTCGTCCAGCGGCCTCGACACCACGGCGACGCGTATGAGCTCGTCCACCGCGTCGTCCTCGGCATCGGGCGCCGCGGGTTCCCGGGGCCCGCCCTCGGCGGCCTCGACGGGCCGGTCCCGCTCGGGCGGAGCGCCGTCGGCGACGTCCGCGACCGGTTCCCTCTCCGGGACGGCCTGGTCGGTGGTGTGGCCTGCCGGGTGCTGCCAGGGGGCGGGTTCCACGCGGGTCGGGACGCCGAGCTGCGCGGTGCCCCAATGGACCGACGTGGACACCAGCGGTTCGCCGGTCCCGGACGTTTCCCCTGCGGCGGAGAATGACTCAGCGGCCATGTCGTCTCTCCATTTCAGCGGGACACTTTCGCCCCGCACATGAGCGTGTATCCCGTTGTATGCACGCTTCATGCGGGCCGCCACTGGAGGGGGCCTGTCGGCGGCACGCACGGCATCCGCGCGTGTCCCCGTACGCGACCGGGCCATTGCCCGCGGGGAACGCGCACCGCACACTCGGA from the Streptomyces venezuelae genome contains:
- a CDS encoding MarR family winged helix-turn-helix transcriptional regulator; the protein is MAAKTAEQGLEAREQGLVDQWRGILAVHARTLCELDRELHPHGLGASDFEVLDVLAEGSSDDGGCTFRVQEISAQVHLSQSALSRLIGRLEKDGLVERGMCSEDRRGVRVSLTDKGRALHREVRPLQRAVLGRMLDTSTS
- a CDS encoding maleylpyruvate isomerase family mycothiol-dependent enzyme, whose protein sequence is MEISEHIHIVAEEGQLLARAAAEAGTDAKVPTCPDWQVRDLLRHVGMVHRWAAAFLAEGRTSYRLGGELPDLDGDPLVAWFREGHAALVATLESAPPDVECWTFLPAPSPLAFWARRQANETTVHRVDAESARGGTPSPLDVAFAVDGIEELLFGFHARGKSRVRTDVPRVLRVRATDGRTWTVRLSDGPPVAEHGATAPADCEVSGPATRLYLALWNRLPFPEVTGDTALAELWREKSAIVMG